From a region of the Paenibacillus lutimineralis genome:
- a CDS encoding type II secretion system F family protein, protein MKVYSVAVIAVLVLAWLLLYRNSRTKYQGCREMKMDGLRLQLIAPPMLLLLEKLRVSQRSPIFFFKIQRSVQKISGDKRGGEYTLLFLAEMLSYGWLILIAGSLFSLLLGEDPTVMIFGAFLAVLIPIALARDLHQKVVKREREIILELPELLNKIVLLVGAGLTVQQAIKRCLERKAGAEQHPLYRELFRMQREWESGYSFHQAMEGVSKRLGVQEVSAFVTSVLLNYRRGGNDFVLALMDLSHTLWERRKAVSKTLGEQASSKLVFPMLMLFLIIVVMVGAPALMIMEL, encoded by the coding sequence ATGAAGGTTTATAGTGTCGCAGTGATCGCAGTATTGGTATTAGCCTGGTTGCTACTGTATCGGAATTCGCGCACTAAATATCAGGGCTGCCGGGAGATGAAGATGGATGGCCTCAGATTACAGCTCATAGCGCCTCCAATGCTGTTACTACTGGAGAAACTGAGAGTATCGCAAAGGTCCCCCATTTTTTTCTTCAAAATACAGCGTTCCGTGCAGAAGATTAGCGGAGATAAGCGGGGTGGCGAGTATACTTTGCTGTTTCTGGCTGAAATGCTCTCGTATGGCTGGCTAATTCTGATTGCTGGCAGTTTGTTCTCTCTGCTTCTCGGCGAAGATCCCACGGTAATGATATTTGGTGCCTTTCTGGCCGTTCTCATTCCAATTGCCCTCGCCAGGGATTTACATCAGAAAGTGGTCAAGCGAGAGCGGGAGATTATTCTAGAGCTACCGGAGCTACTTAATAAGATAGTGTTACTGGTTGGGGCGGGCTTAACTGTGCAGCAGGCTATTAAGCGGTGTCTGGAGCGTAAGGCAGGAGCGGAACAGCACCCGCTCTATCGTGAATTGTTCAGAATGCAGCGGGAATGGGAGAGTGGATACTCCTTCCATCAAGCGATGGAGGGGGTAAGCAAGCGATTGGGTGTTCAGGAGGTGTCCGCTTTTGTAACCTCCGTATTGCTTAATTATCGCCGCGGCGGTAATGACTTTGTGCTGGCATTGATGGATTTGTCTCATACACTGTGGGAACGCCGCAAAGCCGTCAGCAAGACGCTAGGGGAACAGGCTTCGTCGAAACTTGTATTTCCTATGCTGATGTTGTTTTTAATTATCGTGGTTATGGTGGGGGCTCCCGCACTAATGATTATGGAGCTATAG
- a CDS encoding type II secretion system F family protein — protein MNGLERSDAAMGVVKNNVQQSSQLTDYRSYVLSSRQKLSAWLIGGVGLFLIGYIFFHSWLISLVPACGAAFAPKYWSGYLLRKRRETLGLHFKQALYSLSSSLAAGRSVENGFREAIEDLQLLYPGNSSDMIIELGIICTRMEYGQPIEEALLDFSERAGQEDISNFADVFTVCKRSGGDLVEVIRRTSTIISEKLEISQEIGVMIAQKRFEAKAMSAAPIFFLVFMEFSSPDYMLPMHNGIGLVISFFALIIFALCFWLMLKIMDIRV, from the coding sequence ATGAACGGATTGGAGCGATCCGATGCGGCGATGGGAGTAGTGAAGAATAATGTCCAACAATCATCCCAATTGACGGATTATCGCAGCTATGTACTATCTTCGAGACAAAAGCTATCAGCATGGCTGATCGGCGGGGTTGGTCTCTTCTTAATAGGGTATATCTTCTTCCATTCATGGCTGATTAGTCTGGTTCCGGCCTGCGGAGCTGCTTTTGCGCCAAAGTATTGGAGCGGTTATCTTCTTCGTAAGCGAAGAGAGACGCTTGGACTTCACTTCAAACAAGCGCTCTATTCACTCTCCTCTTCCTTAGCGGCAGGTCGCTCGGTAGAGAATGGATTTCGTGAAGCGATTGAAGATCTTCAGCTGCTCTATCCCGGTAATTCTAGCGATATGATCATCGAGCTTGGTATTATCTGCACCCGTATGGAGTACGGTCAGCCGATTGAAGAAGCACTGCTTGATTTCAGTGAGCGGGCAGGGCAGGAGGATATCAGCAACTTTGCTGACGTCTTCACGGTTTGCAAGCGTTCGGGAGGGGATTTGGTTGAAGTGATTCGGCGCACGTCTACGATTATTAGCGAGAAGCTGGAGATTAGTCAGGAGATCGGCGTTATGATTGCTCAGAAACGGTTCGAAGCGAAAGCGATGTCCGCCGCACCGATATTTTTTCTCGTATTTATGGAATTCTCTTCACCGGATTATATGCTGCCGATGCATAACGGTATAGGCCTCGTCATCTCATTCTTTGCATTGATCATATTCGCGTTATGCTTCTGGCTGATGCTCAAAATTATGGATATCCGGGTCTAG
- a CDS encoding CpaF family protein, protein MTEEMFTQLRAEIRSGLDVTLTLQDGQLMEYIERRVLEDNRLANLTSSEKRRWVRRLYDSFRGLDVLQPLVDDRSVSEIMINSHKEVFVEQNGRVRKLALHFESQERLEDIIQTIVSGVNRVVNESSPIVDARLKDGSRVNIVLPPIALKGPTMTIRKFPEHPLTMEQLIEKESLSEEAARFLQTLVRSKYNIFISGGTGSGKTTFLNALSRYIPADERVITIEDSAELQIVTLPNLVSLETRNANTEGKGEISIRDLIRSSLRMRPDRIVVGEVRGREALDMLQAMNTGHDGSLSTGHANSSTDMISRLETMVLSGADLPLGVVRQQIASAIDIIVHLSRLRDRSRRVLEISEVCGMRDGEVVLHPLYVFEEEAEKNGKVIGSLKRAPQRLVHTDKLDMAGISVEGMNL, encoded by the coding sequence ATGACGGAGGAGATGTTCACTCAGCTACGAGCGGAGATCCGTTCCGGACTTGATGTTACGTTGACGCTTCAAGACGGGCAACTGATGGAATACATCGAACGGCGAGTGCTTGAGGATAATCGGTTGGCCAACCTCACTTCATCGGAGAAGAGGAGGTGGGTACGGAGACTATATGATTCGTTTCGCGGCCTGGATGTGCTACAGCCGCTGGTCGATGATCGCTCTGTATCGGAGATTATGATCAACAGTCATAAGGAGGTCTTCGTTGAGCAGAATGGCAGGGTTCGCAAGCTTGCGCTCCATTTTGAATCTCAGGAGAGGCTGGAGGATATTATCCAGACCATCGTATCCGGAGTCAATCGGGTCGTGAACGAATCATCGCCGATCGTGGATGCGAGACTGAAGGATGGTTCCCGAGTCAATATCGTGCTGCCTCCGATCGCCTTGAAGGGACCGACGATGACGATCCGCAAATTCCCTGAGCATCCACTTACGATGGAGCAGTTGATTGAGAAGGAATCACTAAGCGAGGAAGCAGCCCGTTTTCTACAGACCTTGGTTCGCAGTAAATACAATATTTTTATTAGCGGTGGAACAGGTTCCGGCAAGACAACCTTCCTGAATGCCCTATCAAGATACATTCCCGCAGATGAACGGGTCATTACGATTGAGGATTCGGCAGAATTGCAGATTGTGACTTTACCCAATCTAGTATCCCTGGAGACTCGCAATGCGAATACCGAAGGCAAGGGTGAGATCTCGATCCGCGATCTGATCCGTTCCTCGCTGCGGATGCGGCCGGACCGGATTGTTGTCGGAGAGGTTCGGGGCCGGGAGGCGCTGGATATGCTGCAGGCGATGAATACTGGACATGATGGAAGCCTGTCTACAGGGCATGCGAATTCCTCTACTGATATGATCAGCCGACTGGAGACGATGGTGCTGAGCGGTGCCGATTTGCCGCTGGGGGTAGTCAGACAGCAGATCGCCTCGGCGATCGATATCATCGTTCATTTAAGCCGACTTCGTGATCGTTCACGGCGGGTTCTGGAAATATCCGAAGTATGCGGGATGAGAGATGGGGAGGTGGTGCTGCATCCGCTCTATGTGTTTGAGGAAGAAGCGGAGAAGAACGGGAAAGTGATCGGTAGTTTGAAACGGGCTCCACAGCGGTTAGTGCATACGGACAAGCTGGATATGGCCGGCATCTCTGTAGAAGGAATGAACTTATGA
- a CDS encoding thiol-disulfide oxidoreductase DCC family protein gives MSDKDIGQTAVVLFDGVCLLCQGAVKWIIRHDPGANFRFASLQSDVGRELLQQYGGTADGPMNTMFLLEQGTLYSRSTAALRITKRLKFPWPLLYAFIIVPQGLRDTVYRWVANNRYRWFGQSDACMLPNKAIKERFLDL, from the coding sequence ATGTCAGACAAGGATATCGGTCAGACTGCAGTTGTGTTGTTTGATGGAGTGTGTCTTTTGTGTCAGGGCGCCGTAAAATGGATCATCAGGCATGATCCTGGTGCCAATTTCAGGTTCGCGTCACTGCAATCCGATGTTGGTAGGGAGCTGCTTCAACAGTATGGAGGAACTGCAGACGGGCCGATGAATACGATGTTCCTGCTGGAGCAGGGAACACTGTACTCTCGTTCGACCGCGGCGCTTAGAATTACCAAAAGACTTAAGTTTCCCTGGCCATTATTATATGCATTCATCATCGTTCCCCAGGGATTACGCGATACAGTTTACCGATGGGTTGCGAATAACAGGTATCGCTGGTTCGGCCAATCCGATGCATGCATGTTGCCTAACAAAGCTATCAAAGAACGCTTCTTAGATTTATAG
- a CDS encoding helix-turn-helix domain-containing protein, producing the protein MQSIYDRIEFLIKMRGMTKKSFCEELGISTGNLGDWKRGKSTPSTNKLVEVAGFFDVSLDWLILGKETNQLYFKENAATYTWDELGNDLVLSEKEKEFIKEYIDFTRYRKSQSCDK; encoded by the coding sequence ATGCAATCCATTTACGATCGAATCGAATTTTTAATTAAAATGAGGGGAATGACCAAGAAATCATTCTGCGAGGAGCTTGGCATCAGTACGGGGAATCTAGGAGATTGGAAAAGAGGGAAATCGACACCAAGCACCAATAAACTGGTTGAGGTTGCTGGGTTCTTCGATGTTAGCCTGGATTGGCTCATATTGGGCAAGGAAACGAATCAATTGTACTTCAAGGAAAATGCGGCAACATATACATGGGATGAATTAGGCAACGATCTTGTGCTGTCTGAGAAAGAAAAAGAGTTTATCAAGGAGTACATCGATTTCACACGTTACCGAAAAAGCCAGTCTTGTGATAAATAA
- a CDS encoding PAS domain-containing protein has protein sequence MHNSGIHFIEIINLLRQDIAIIDPQGFIVSVNRAWYLHSLEIGVPESFEWTGVNFAQIYNALAGDEGHPPHELEAVLDGTNPFLCKEFKSSSRLETKCFTLEASTIYSPDGNSVKGVLVCLTDITQSKLLEQNHLKALAQICTLHGLLPICAVCKKIRDEHDIWNSIESFLEKHTKVEFTHDICPECIRRLYPEYSSLLDKSSCS, from the coding sequence TTGCATAACTCAGGCATCCACTTTATAGAAATTATCAATTTGCTGAGACAGGATATCGCGATTATCGATCCCCAAGGCTTCATCGTATCCGTCAATCGTGCCTGGTATCTGCATTCGCTCGAAATAGGCGTCCCTGAATCCTTCGAATGGACCGGGGTTAATTTCGCGCAGATTTACAATGCTCTCGCTGGGGATGAGGGGCATCCTCCCCATGAGCTTGAAGCCGTGCTGGATGGCACGAACCCATTCCTCTGCAAGGAATTCAAGTCCTCGTCCCGTCTTGAGACGAAATGCTTCACATTAGAGGCTTCAACAATCTACTCTCCTGACGGAAATTCCGTTAAAGGGGTCCTCGTCTGTCTTACTGATATTACACAGAGCAAATTACTCGAGCAAAATCATCTAAAGGCGCTAGCGCAAATCTGTACACTACACGGTCTACTTCCCATATGTGCGGTATGCAAGAAAATTCGTGATGAGCATGATATCTGGAACTCCATCGAGAGCTTCCTAGAGAAGCATACAAAAGTCGAATTCACCCACGACATCTGCCCGGAATGTATTCGGCGCCTATACCCTGAATACTCCTCTCTGCTGGATAAGTCCTCCTGTTCTTGA
- a CDS encoding alpha/beta hydrolase — MERYQQLNVGDWKLVLYLPPSYATTGRRYPVVYVQDGGELFSGCLSYLDHLYLSSQLAEVILIGIEPHSRNDEYTPWPAAALIDRFSPFAGRGQDYVNEVADVIKPYIDSHYPTKRQAEDTAIIGGSLGGLISLFAGCWRPDTFGRLGLLSASFWYEGVLDFIREHDGFEDHQRVYMSVGDKEGVYKKTRQRHMVKYTMEAYQLWYVKGMGVTQLKLEVEPEGTHDDLFMMRQFPESLKWLFGNPERDFPSKQMLGGKMQMPGTQVWNFHSGVADRDYRIFIAEPMSPPPVGGYPVLYTLDANANFGSLAEAARLQTRGPHGIDPFVIVGIGYHSNDPIVTQERFYDYTVFADSSELPARPDGSAWPLTGGAEAFLDFIEYELKPLIEEEFPIDHSRQSLFGHSLGGFLALYTLFTRPGSFSRYFAASPSIWWKNHILLQLWENNKEHLTLHETEIELHLSVGSQEKTNMVSDANKLYQLLTTDDYSPKFVTMTEVPDEGHVSLLPSLFSPMLRRVTS, encoded by the coding sequence ATGGAACGATATCAACAGCTTAATGTTGGAGACTGGAAGCTTGTCCTTTATTTGCCGCCATCCTATGCGACAACAGGGCGCCGCTATCCGGTGGTGTATGTCCAGGACGGAGGCGAGCTATTCAGCGGTTGCCTTAGCTATTTGGATCACTTATATTTATCCAGCCAGTTGGCTGAAGTTATTCTGATAGGTATTGAGCCGCATTCGCGCAATGACGAGTATACACCGTGGCCTGCGGCTGCGCTGATAGATCGTTTCTCGCCATTCGCTGGCCGGGGACAGGACTATGTAAATGAGGTTGCAGATGTAATCAAACCCTATATCGATAGTCATTACCCGACAAAAAGACAGGCGGAGGATACGGCGATCATCGGCGGTTCGCTTGGCGGACTAATCTCCCTCTTCGCCGGTTGCTGGCGTCCGGATACTTTCGGACGGCTCGGTCTTCTATCGGCCTCCTTCTGGTATGAAGGAGTGCTCGATTTCATCCGGGAGCATGACGGCTTTGAAGATCATCAGCGCGTGTATATGTCGGTTGGAGATAAGGAAGGGGTTTATAAAAAGACGCGGCAGAGACATATGGTTAAATACACCATGGAGGCCTACCAGCTGTGGTATGTTAAAGGAATGGGCGTAACTCAGCTGAAGCTGGAGGTGGAACCGGAAGGTACGCATGACGATCTGTTCATGATGAGGCAATTCCCAGAGAGCCTGAAGTGGCTCTTCGGTAATCCAGAGAGGGACTTCCCGTCCAAGCAAATGCTTGGGGGGAAGATGCAAATGCCCGGTACGCAGGTATGGAACTTCCATTCCGGGGTGGCTGACCGAGATTATCGCATCTTTATCGCCGAGCCGATGAGCCCACCGCCTGTCGGGGGTTATCCTGTGCTCTATACACTGGATGCCAATGCCAACTTCGGTTCACTGGCGGAAGCGGCCAGATTGCAGACTAGAGGCCCGCACGGAATAGATCCATTTGTGATCGTAGGTATAGGGTATCACTCTAACGACCCAATCGTGACTCAAGAACGTTTCTATGATTACACGGTCTTTGCTGATAGCAGTGAGCTACCAGCAAGGCCTGATGGATCTGCCTGGCCGCTCACGGGCGGAGCTGAGGCATTCCTCGATTTTATCGAATATGAGCTTAAACCGCTAATCGAGGAGGAATTTCCGATTGACCATTCCAGGCAGTCCTTATTCGGTCATTCGCTAGGGGGATTCTTGGCTCTATATACGCTATTTACGCGTCCGGGTTCATTCAGCCGTTATTTTGCTGCCAGTCCATCGATTTGGTGGAAGAATCATATCCTGCTTCAGTTATGGGAGAATAATAAGGAGCATTTGACACTTCATGAGACGGAGATTGAGCTACATTTGAGTGTTGGCAGTCAGGAGAAGACCAATATGGTTAGTGATGCTAATAAGCTGTACCAACTCTTGACGACAGATGACTATAGTCCGAAGTTCGTCACGATGACTGAAGTTCCTGATGAGGGACATGTATCATTGCTGCCTTCACTATTCAGCCCGATGCTGCGCCGTGTGACAAGTTAA